One segment of Scyliorhinus torazame isolate Kashiwa2021f chromosome 14, sScyTor2.1, whole genome shotgun sequence DNA contains the following:
- the LOC140389088 gene encoding muscarinic acetylcholine receptor M2-like, whose protein sequence is MMANSTELNESRNNLTGFFDTERVSSYKMVEAVFIVIVTVALSLLTIIGNILVIVSIKVNRHLQTMNNYFIFSLACADLIIGVFSMNLYTTYIVIGSWPLGPVVCDLWLALDYVVSNASAMNLLVISFDRYFCVTKPLSYPVRRTAKMAGMMIAAAWVLSFILWAPAILFWQFIVGERTVSEGECYVQFFSNPAITFGTAVAAFYLPVSIMMTLYVQIARASKCRMKDNKEERESSNDSISPSLVQDKRTKLNNNIIPGVPDGFSQGKLQNDIVAGEVILSNCDQEDKELPNASSFSSVLPSNPKPNGTTHESTAFYMTQPCSLMCSSKLSCIKIVKDSEIIAENKIITLNNTPVKKRTGAVSREKKVTKTILAILLAFIITWTPYNVMVLIDTFCSICVPNTVWTIAYWLCYLNSTVNPACYALCNATFKKTFKHLLLCQYKKIGATRS, encoded by the coding sequence ATGATGGCAAACTCCACAGAGCTAAACGAATCTCGTAACAACCTCACAGGCTTCTTTGATACTGAAAGAGTGAGTTCTTACAAAATGGTCGAAGCGGTTTTCATTGTAATTGTGACAGTTGCTTTAAGCTTGTTGACAATCATTGGAAATATTCTGGTCATAGTTTCTATCAAAGTAAACAGACATTTGCAAACTATGAACAACTATTTTATTTTCAGCTTGGCCTGTGCTGATTTGATTATTGGTGTATTCTCCATGAATCTGTACACCACTTACATCGTCATTGGCTCCTGGCCATTGGGCCCAGTGGTTTGTGATTTGTGGCTTGCTCTAGATTATGTCGTCAGTAATGCATCTGCCATGAACCTCCTGGTCATCAGCTTTGACCGTTACTTCTGCGTGACAAAGCCCCTCAGCTACCCCGTGAGGAGAACAGCAAAGATGGCAGGGATGATGATCGCAGCTGCTTGGGTGCTTTCGTTTATCTTGTGGGCTCCTGCAATTCTCTTCTGGCAGTTCATTGTAGGGGAGCGTACAGTCAGTGAAGGTGAATGTTATGTACAGTTCTTCTCAAATCCCGCCATCACGTTTGGCACGGCTGTAGCTGCCTTTTATCTCCCTGTGTCCATAATGATGACTTTGTATGTGCAAATAGCTCGTGCCAGCAAATGTCGAATGAAAGACAATAAAGAGGAGCGTGAATCAAGCAATGACAGCATTTCACCCAGTCTAGTGCAGGACAAGAGAACGaagctgaacaacaacatcataccAGGTGTTCCTGATGGTTTTTCACAAGGCAAACTACAGAATGACATAGTAGCAGGGGAAGTAATACTTAGTAATTGTGACCAAGAGGATAAGGAACTCCCCAATGCGTCAAGTTTCTCAAGTGTACTTCCATCAAACCCAAAGCCGAATGGGACGACACATGAGAGCACAGCGTTTTATATGACGCAACCCTGCTCCTTGATGTGCAGCTCCAAACTCTCCTGCATAAAGATAGTTAAAGATAGCGAGATCATAGCAGAAAATAAGATCATTACACTGAACAATACGCCTGTGAAGAAGAGGACGGGGGCTGTGTCCCGAGAGAAGAAGGTGACAAAGACCATCCTGGCTATTCTTCTGGCATTTATCATTACCTGGACCCCTTACAATGTCATGGTGCTCATTGACACGTTCTGCTCAATCTGTGTCCCCAACACGGTCTGGACTATTGCATACTGGCTCTGTTACCTCAACAGTACCGTCAACCCAGCCTGCTATGCACTCTGTAATGCTACATTTAAGAAAACTTTCAAGCATCTTCTCTTGTGTCAGTATAAGAAAATTGGTGCAACAAGATCATAA